The Pseudoliparis swirei isolate HS2019 ecotype Mariana Trench chromosome 16, NWPU_hadal_v1, whole genome shotgun sequence genome includes a window with the following:
- the mcur1 gene encoding mitochondrial calcium uniporter regulator 1 isoform X3 codes for MLRKQCHSQLKRLGVTHPEERRDLSFTQNRVCSFVTASNMSGWTPRRSLEKPLWRGRRAALKVTRVSARGLSINAPEYLKPDVPRSESGKLFFDTHAVVRLFEENGFTTRQAEAMVKVLVRMTMSNMDVIYNDMVTKVQQEIMLQHVMSQIAAVKKDMVILEKSEFTTLLAEYEKLKIHIFLFKVQLDDVMNKVRSDTIMDLNLEKSRAKGLKVNNEKRLLETRTEIMEMTAEQDRHLSQTNMKIDTELAGLKTMLESHKLDTIKYLAGSVFTCLTVVLGFYRIWM; via the exons ATGCTGCGTAAACAGTGTCATTCACAACTCAAACGTCTGGGTGTTACCCACCCGGAAGAGCGGCGCGACCTCTCTTTTACTCAAAACAGAGTCTGCAGCTTTGTGACGGCCAGCAACATGTCGGGCTGGACACCTCGGAGGAGCTTGGAGAAGCCGCTCTGGAGAGGCAGACGAGCTGCACTGAAGGTTACGCGTGTGTCCGCAAGAG GGCTGAGCATCAACGCCCCCGAGTATCTGAAACCAGATGTGCCGAGGTCTGAAAGCGGGAAGCTGTTCTTTGATACCCATGCAGTGGTGCGTCTCTTCGAGGAAAATG GCTTCACGACTCGGCAAGCCGAGGCGATGGTTAAAGTGCTGGTGAGGATGACAATGTCGAACATGGACGTCATCTACAATGACATGGTCACCAAAGTGCAGCAG GAGATCATGTTGCAGCATGTGATGTCTCAAATAGCAGCCGTGAAGAAGGACATGGTCATCCTGGAGAAGAGCGAGTTCACTACTCTACTGGCAGAGTACGAG AAACTCAAGATCCATATATTTCTGTTCAAGGTCCAACTGGAT GATGTCATGAATAAAGTGCGCTCTGACACTATCATGGACCTGAATCTGGAGAAAAGTCGTGCAAAAGGATTG AAAGTAAATAATGAGAAGAGGCTTCTAGAAACGCGAACTGAGATTATGGAAATG ACGGCAGAGCAAGATCGTCATTTATCTCAGACCAACATGAAAATAGACACCGAATTGGCTGGTTTGAAAACCATGTTAGAATCTCATAAACTGGATACTATAAAGTACCTCGCAG gttCAGTGTTCACCTGTCTCACGGTGGTCTTGGGTTTCTACCGTATTTGGATGTAA
- the mcur1 gene encoding mitochondrial calcium uniporter regulator 1 isoform X2, producing the protein MLRKQCHSQLKRLGVTHPEERRDLSFTQNRVCSFVTASNMSGWTPRRSLEKPLWRGRRAALKVTRVSARGLSINAPEYLKPDVPRSESGKLFFDTHAVVRLFEENGFTTRQAEAMVKVLVRMTMSNMDVIYNDMVTKVQQKTDAYRAKRSVTHSSDLAGIEAAMSAAEEIMLQHVMSQIAAVKKDMVILEKSEFTTLLAEYEDVMNKVRSDTIMDLNLEKSRAKGLKVNNEKRLLETRTEIMEMTAEQDRHLSQTNMKIDTELAGLKTMLESHKLDTIKYLAGSVFTCLTVVLGFYRIWM; encoded by the exons ATGCTGCGTAAACAGTGTCATTCACAACTCAAACGTCTGGGTGTTACCCACCCGGAAGAGCGGCGCGACCTCTCTTTTACTCAAAACAGAGTCTGCAGCTTTGTGACGGCCAGCAACATGTCGGGCTGGACACCTCGGAGGAGCTTGGAGAAGCCGCTCTGGAGAGGCAGACGAGCTGCACTGAAGGTTACGCGTGTGTCCGCAAGAG GGCTGAGCATCAACGCCCCCGAGTATCTGAAACCAGATGTGCCGAGGTCTGAAAGCGGGAAGCTGTTCTTTGATACCCATGCAGTGGTGCGTCTCTTCGAGGAAAATG GCTTCACGACTCGGCAAGCCGAGGCGATGGTTAAAGTGCTGGTGAGGATGACAATGTCGAACATGGACGTCATCTACAATGACATGGTCACCAAAGTGCAGCAG AAAACAGATGCTTACCGCGCAAAACGGAGTGTAACTCACTCGTCAGACCTAGCTGGGATTGAGGCTGCAATGTCGGCAGCGgag GAGATCATGTTGCAGCATGTGATGTCTCAAATAGCAGCCGTGAAGAAGGACATGGTCATCCTGGAGAAGAGCGAGTTCACTACTCTACTGGCAGAGTACGAG GATGTCATGAATAAAGTGCGCTCTGACACTATCATGGACCTGAATCTGGAGAAAAGTCGTGCAAAAGGATTG AAAGTAAATAATGAGAAGAGGCTTCTAGAAACGCGAACTGAGATTATGGAAATG ACGGCAGAGCAAGATCGTCATTTATCTCAGACCAACATGAAAATAGACACCGAATTGGCTGGTTTGAAAACCATGTTAGAATCTCATAAACTGGATACTATAAAGTACCTCGCAG gttCAGTGTTCACCTGTCTCACGGTGGTCTTGGGTTTCTACCGTATTTGGATGTAA
- the mcur1 gene encoding mitochondrial calcium uniporter regulator 1 isoform X1 yields MLRKQCHSQLKRLGVTHPEERRDLSFTQNRVCSFVTASNMSGWTPRRSLEKPLWRGRRAALKVTRVSARGLSINAPEYLKPDVPRSESGKLFFDTHAVVRLFEENGFTTRQAEAMVKVLVRMTMSNMDVIYNDMVTKVQQKTDAYRAKRSVTHSSDLAGIEAAMSAAEEIMLQHVMSQIAAVKKDMVILEKSEFTTLLAEYEKLKIHIFLFKVQLDDVMNKVRSDTIMDLNLEKSRAKGLKVNNEKRLLETRTEIMEMTAEQDRHLSQTNMKIDTELAGLKTMLESHKLDTIKYLAGSVFTCLTVVLGFYRIWM; encoded by the exons ATGCTGCGTAAACAGTGTCATTCACAACTCAAACGTCTGGGTGTTACCCACCCGGAAGAGCGGCGCGACCTCTCTTTTACTCAAAACAGAGTCTGCAGCTTTGTGACGGCCAGCAACATGTCGGGCTGGACACCTCGGAGGAGCTTGGAGAAGCCGCTCTGGAGAGGCAGACGAGCTGCACTGAAGGTTACGCGTGTGTCCGCAAGAG GGCTGAGCATCAACGCCCCCGAGTATCTGAAACCAGATGTGCCGAGGTCTGAAAGCGGGAAGCTGTTCTTTGATACCCATGCAGTGGTGCGTCTCTTCGAGGAAAATG GCTTCACGACTCGGCAAGCCGAGGCGATGGTTAAAGTGCTGGTGAGGATGACAATGTCGAACATGGACGTCATCTACAATGACATGGTCACCAAAGTGCAGCAG AAAACAGATGCTTACCGCGCAAAACGGAGTGTAACTCACTCGTCAGACCTAGCTGGGATTGAGGCTGCAATGTCGGCAGCGgag GAGATCATGTTGCAGCATGTGATGTCTCAAATAGCAGCCGTGAAGAAGGACATGGTCATCCTGGAGAAGAGCGAGTTCACTACTCTACTGGCAGAGTACGAG AAACTCAAGATCCATATATTTCTGTTCAAGGTCCAACTGGAT GATGTCATGAATAAAGTGCGCTCTGACACTATCATGGACCTGAATCTGGAGAAAAGTCGTGCAAAAGGATTG AAAGTAAATAATGAGAAGAGGCTTCTAGAAACGCGAACTGAGATTATGGAAATG ACGGCAGAGCAAGATCGTCATTTATCTCAGACCAACATGAAAATAGACACCGAATTGGCTGGTTTGAAAACCATGTTAGAATCTCATAAACTGGATACTATAAAGTACCTCGCAG gttCAGTGTTCACCTGTCTCACGGTGGTCTTGGGTTTCTACCGTATTTGGATGTAA